GTGGGTGAAATGGCGATATGGGCATTTGCCCCGAACAGTGATCCCACCGTTCTCTTTTGGGTTCTCGCCGCAAACCGGGTGCTCAGTGGTCTTGGCGAAGCTTCGGCGAGCGGATCCGACGAAGCGCTGGTCTATGACTCCCTCGAACAGGCCGGAATGAAAGATCAGTGGTCCAACGTTCTTGCGCAAACTCAGCGGTTCCAATCCTTCGGATTCATGGTCGTAATGATAACGGGTGGTGTTATCTACGACGTCGGGTTTGTGCAAAAAGCAAGCGACTTACTTGGGATGTCATTGGAAGTGACCAAAGCCACGATTTTACGTTGGCCCATTTACCTGACCTTATTGACCTCCCTGGGGACGCTTTATGTAGCTGCCCGATTTACCGAACCGAAATCTCACAGAGAATCAAACGACGCACCAAAAATAGGAGAAACATTTAAGCAAACCTGGCTGGCAGCGAAATGGATTGGACGGACTCCTTTTGCGCTTATCGTAATCGTGGCGGGAGCATTCGCGGACAGTGTGATCCGGATGTTTGTTACATTGGGGAGCGAGTACTACCGCTTGATTGAATTTTCTCCGCTGTATCTGGGATTTATTGCGGCCGGTATCTCAGGGATAAGTATTTTCACGGCCAGTTTCAGCAAGTGGCTCGTCGACAAACACAGTCCAACCTTCAATTTCTTTGTCATCACAACCATCGCGTTAGTCGCATTTTTTGGAGCTAAATTTTTCATTCCCTACTATGGG
The sequence above is a segment of the Verrucomicrobiota bacterium genome. Coding sequences within it:
- a CDS encoding MFS transporter produces the protein MSHPTPQIIARRNVRLFIAFRTLFNARFYYPIFAIIFLDFGLSIEQFALLNVIWAITIILAEVPSGALSDLFGRKKLLLFTSILMVGEMAIWAFAPNSDPTVLFWVLAANRVLSGLGEASASGSDEALVYDSLEQAGMKDQWSNVLAQTQRFQSFGFMVVMITGGVIYDVGFVQKASDLLGMSLEVTKATILRWPIYLTLLTSLGTLYVAARFTEPKSHRESNDAPKIGETFKQTWLAAKWIGRTPFALIVIVAGAFADSVIRMFVTLGSEYYRLIEFSPLYLGFIAAGISGISIFTASFSKWLVDKHSPTFNFFVITTIALVAFFGAKFFIPYYGLIFSVMLFMAFSITMFAVSYYLNHITDKTMRATVLSFKGLAFNLGYGLIGWLYAMLGYYLRGNPSLADDKDAHFMAGFGYFPGYFIVGSIGVILFALWKCPRPTKSFHSIEQPEEA